A genomic window from Pleuronectes platessa unplaced genomic scaffold, fPlePla1.1 scaffold_42, whole genome shotgun sequence includes:
- the LOC128436312 gene encoding golgin subfamily A member 6-like protein 22 has product MPVHKGNIPHQNDINQWHHLKNIHLPELDCEIELLIGSDVPKALEPLQVIRSVGDGPYAVKTMLGWTVNGPLGRKEDERKPEEAVERLAEQKRRQDEEERKRIEEEKVRREEEQRLRSQEEALERLAEEKRRQAEERKRIEEEEKVRREEEQMILRKRQEEEEQVRREEQQQRERLEEEKKRREEQERKRVEEERIRMEEERVQEDRRREESIRRQEEECRLAQEKRKEEERIIEEEKVRRREVEECEAKRKLQDQEKKQQEERIWKRWIKEYLPQLQERQKWSNIRRNFTPGDIVIIVDDSAPRNSWLTGGIVETIMDKKGLVRQLRIKSKTGFLTRPITKVCLLLEAADH; this is encoded by the coding sequence atgcctgtgcacaaagggaacatcccacatcaaaatgacatcaatcagtggcatcatttaaagaatattcactTACCTGAACTGGACTGTGAGATTGAGTTGCTGATTGGCTCCGATGTACCAAAGGCTCTGGAACCACTTCAAGTCATCAGGAGTGTGGGAGATGGACCATATGCCGTCAAAACAATGCTCGGCTGGACAGTTAACGGACCtctgggaagaaaagaagatgaaaggaaaccagaagaagctgttgagagactggctgagcagaaaagaagacaagatgaggaagaaagaaaaaggattgaagaagagaaggttagacgagaggaagagcagaggttgaggagccaagaagaagctcttgagaggttggctgaggagaagcggagacaggctgaagaaagaaaaaggattgaagaagaagagaaagttagacgggaggaagagcaaatgattttgaggaagagacaagaagaggaggagcaggttaggagagaagaacaacaacagcgtgagagactagaggaggaaaagaagagacgagaggaacaagaaagaaagagagttgaggaggaaaggattaggatggaggaagagagggtccaggaagacaggaggagagaagagagtatcaggagacaagaggaagagtgtAGGTTAgcccaggaaaagagaaaggaagaagaaagaataattgaggaagagaaagtgagaagacgGGAGGTGGAAGAATGTGAGGCAAAGAGGAAACTACAGGATCAAGAAAAGAAGCAACAGGAGGAAAGGATTTGGAAAAGGTGGATTAAGGAGTATCTTCCCCAACTGCAAGAACGACAGAAATGGTCCAACATAAGACGCAACTTCACACCAGGAGACATCGTCATCATTGTGGATGATTCAGCGCCTCGCAACTCCTGGTTGACTGGAGGGATTGTGGAGACCATTATGGACAAAAAGGGACTTGTACGTCAGCTTCGGATCAAGTCAAAGACCGGATTTCTGACCAGGCCCATCACCAAAGTCTGCCTACTACTGGAGGCAGCGGATCATTGA